In Sciurus carolinensis chromosome 13, mSciCar1.2, whole genome shotgun sequence, a genomic segment contains:
- the LOC124963275 gene encoding grainyhead-like protein 1 homolog yields the protein MTQEDDNKRPVLVLQNEALYPQRRSYTSEDEAWKSFLENPLTAATKAMMSINGDEDSAAALGLLYDYYKVPRERRSSTAKPEVEHTEPDHSKRNSIPNVTDQPLISAGENRVQVLKNVPFNIVLPHGNQLGIDKRDHLTAPDTTVTVSIATMPTHSIKTEIQPHSFAVGVPPAVYHPEPTERVVIFDRNLNTDQFSSGAQPPNAQRRTPDSTFSETFKEGDQEVFFPSDLSLRMPGMNSEDYVFDSVSGNNFEYTLEASKSLRQKPGDSTVTYLNKGQFYPVTLKEVSSSEGIHHPISKVRSVIMVVFAEDKSREDQLRHWKYWHSRQHTAKQRCIDIADYKESFNTISNIEEIAYNAISFTWDINDEAKVFISVNCLSTDFSSQKGVKGLPLNIQIDTYSYNNRSNKPVHRAYCQIKVFCDKGAERKIRDEERKQSKRKVSDVKVPLLPSHKRMDITVFKPFLDLDTQPVLFIPDVHFANLQRGTHVLPIASEELEGEGSALKRGPYGTEDDFAVPPPAKLPRMEEPKRVLLYVRKESEEVFDALMLKTPSLKGLMEAISDKYDVPHDKIGKIFKKCKKGILVNMDDNIVKHYSNEDTFQLQIEEAGGSYKLTLMEI from the coding sequence ATGACACAGGAGGACGACAACAAACGGCCAGTGTTGGTTCTTCAGAATGAAGCACTTTATCCACAGCGACGCTCCTATACTAGCGAGGATGAAGCCTGGAAATCTTTCCTGGAAAACCCACTCACTGCAGCAACCAAAGCCATGATGAGCATCAATGGAGATGAAGACAGTGCAGCTGCGCTGGGCTTGCTCTATGACTACTACAAGGTTCCAAGAGAGAGACGGTCGTCAACAGCGAAGCCAGAAGTTGAGCATACGGAGCCAgatcacagcaaaagaaacagcaTACCAAACGTGACAGATCAGCCTCTCATTTCTGCTGGAGAAAACAGAGTGCAAGTACTGAAAAATGTGCCCTTTAACATCGTCCTTCCCCATGGCAACCAACTGGGCATTGATAAGAGAGACCATCTGACAGCTCCTGATACAACAGTCACTGTCTCCATAGCAACAATGCCTACCCACTCTATCAAGACCGAAATCCAGCCCCACAGCTTTGCTGTGGGAGTCCCCCCAGCAGTGTATCATCCTGAGCCCACTGAGCGCGTGGTGATTTTCGACCGGAATCTCAATACTGACCAGTTCAGTTCCGGTGCTCAGCCCCCGAATGCTCAGCGGCGAACCCCAGACTCCACCTTCTCTGAGACCTTCAAGGAGGGTGATCAGGAGGTTTTCTTCCCCTCGGATCTCAGTCTGCGGATGCCTGGCATGAATTCAGAGGACTATGTGTTTGACAGTGTTTCTGGGAACAACTTTGAGTATACCCTTGAAGCTTCAAAATCACTTCGGCAAAAGCCAGGAGATAGCACTGTGACATACCTGAACAAGGGTCAGTTCTATCCTGTCACCTTGAAGGAGGTGAGCAGCAGCGAAGGGATCCACCACCCCATCAGCAAAGTTCGAAGTGTGATCATGGTGGTTTTTGCTGAAGACAAGAGCAGAGAGGATCAGCTGAGGCACTGGAAGTATTGGCACTCCCGGCAGCACACTGCTAAACAAAGGTGCATTGACATAGCTGACTATAAAGAAAGCTTCAATACCATCAGTAACATTGAAGAGATTGCTTATAATGCCATTTCCTTCACCTGGGACATTAATGATGAAGCAAAGGTGTTCATCTCCGTGAACTGCTTAAGCACCGATTTCTCATCCCAGAAGGGTGTGAAGGGGTTGCCTCTTAACATCCAGATCGACACCTACAGTTATAACAACCGCAGCAACAAACCAGTGCACCGGGCCTACTGCCAGATCAAAGTCTTCTGTGACAAGGGAGCGGAGCGGAAAATCAGGGATGAAGAACGAAAGCAGAGCAAAAGAAAAGTTTCTGATGTCAAAGTGCCACTGCTTCCCTCCCACAAGCGGATGGACATCACAGTGTTCAAGCCCTTTCTTGACCTGGATACGCAGCCCGTCCTCTTTATTCCTGACGTGCATTTTGCCAACCTGCAGCGGGGCACTCATGTTCTTCCCATTGCCTCAGAGGAATTGGAGGGTGAAGGATCTGCCTTAAAAAGGGGACCATATGGAACGGAAGATGACTTTGCTGTCCCACCTCCTGCTAAGCTGCCCCGGATGGAAGAGCCAAAGAGAGTACTTCTCTACGTTCGAAAGGAGTCTGAAGAAGTCTTTGATGCGCTGATGCTCAAGACCCCGTCTTTGAAGGGCTTGATGGAGGCCATCTCAGACAAATATGATGTTCCCCATGACAAGATTGGGAAAATATTCAAGAAGTGCAAGAAAGGGATCCTGGTGAACATGGATGACAACATTGTGAAGCACTACTCCAATGAAGACACCTTCCAGCTGCAGATTGAGGAAGCTGGGGGATCCTACAAGCTCACCCTGATGGAGATCTAA